The Paenibacillus sp. YPG26 genome includes a window with the following:
- the pdxS gene encoding pyridoxal 5'-phosphate synthase lyase subunit PdxS, with the protein METGTSRVKRGMAEMQKGGVIMDVMNAEQAKIAEAAGATAVMALERVPSDIRAAGGVARMADPTIVEEVMKVVTIPVMAKARIGHFVEAKVLESLGVDYLDESEVLTPADEVYHIDKREFTVPFVCGAKDLGEALRRIGEGASMIRTKGEPGTGNIVEAVRHMRLINSQIRKITNMSKDELYAEAKNLGVAYDLLLEVHQNGKLPVVNFAAGGVATPADAALMMHLGADGVFVGSGIFKSEYPEKFARAIVEATTHYTDYKLIAEVSKNIGTPMKGIEISKLTAAERMSDRGW; encoded by the coding sequence ATGGAAACTGGAACATCTCGTGTAAAAAGAGGTATGGCTGAAATGCAAAAAGGTGGCGTCATTATGGACGTCATGAACGCTGAGCAAGCTAAGATTGCCGAGGCTGCTGGCGCAACAGCAGTTATGGCGCTTGAGCGTGTACCATCTGATATTCGCGCTGCTGGCGGGGTTGCCCGTATGGCTGATCCTACCATTGTGGAAGAGGTTATGAAGGTGGTAACCATTCCGGTTATGGCCAAGGCGCGTATTGGACACTTCGTTGAAGCTAAGGTACTTGAGTCCCTTGGCGTTGACTATCTCGATGAGAGTGAAGTGCTTACTCCGGCTGATGAAGTATATCACATCGACAAGCGCGAGTTCACAGTTCCATTTGTATGTGGAGCTAAAGACCTTGGAGAGGCTCTTCGCCGTATTGGAGAAGGTGCATCCATGATCCGTACCAAAGGTGAACCGGGAACAGGCAACATCGTTGAAGCGGTACGTCACATGCGTCTGATCAATAGCCAAATCCGCAAGATTACCAATATGTCGAAGGACGAGCTGTATGCAGAAGCCAAGAACCTTGGCGTAGCTTATGACCTCCTGCTTGAAGTTCACCAGAACGGTAAGCTTCCAGTCGTTAACTTTGCTGCCGGTGGTGTGGCTACTCCTGCAGATGCAGCCTTGATGATGCACTTAGGCGCAGACGGCGTATTCGTAGGCTCTGGTATTTTCAAATCCGAGTATCCAGAGAAATTCGCACGCGCTATTGTTGAAGCGACAACTCATTATACAGACTACAAATTGATTGCTGAAGTCTCCAAGAACATCGGTACTCCGATGAAAGGGATCGAAATCTCCAAATTGACTGCTGCTGAGCGAATGAGTGACCGGGGCTGGTAA
- the pdxT gene encoding pyridoxal 5'-phosphate synthase glutaminase subunit PdxT, giving the protein MKIGVLALQGAVAEHIRSIERTGAEGVVVKHTHQLKDIQGLIIPGGESTTIGKLMRRYEFIDPIREFSAEGKPLFGTCAGLIVLAKEIEGGEEAHLGVMDIRVSRNAFGRQRESFETDLDVKGIDDPVRAVFIRAPLITSVGKGVDVLSTYQDEIVTAREGHMLVSSYHPELTDDFSLHQYFADMVRQYN; this is encoded by the coding sequence ATGAAAATAGGAGTCTTGGCGCTGCAAGGCGCCGTTGCCGAGCATATCAGAAGTATTGAACGTACTGGTGCAGAGGGCGTCGTTGTGAAGCACACGCATCAGCTGAAGGATATTCAAGGTCTGATCATTCCCGGCGGAGAGTCTACGACAATCGGCAAGCTCATGAGAAGATATGAGTTCATCGATCCGATACGTGAATTTTCAGCTGAAGGGAAGCCCCTCTTCGGAACATGTGCAGGACTTATTGTGCTTGCCAAAGAGATTGAGGGCGGAGAGGAAGCACATCTTGGTGTGATGGATATTCGAGTCTCCAGGAATGCTTTCGGACGTCAGCGCGAGAGTTTTGAGACCGATCTGGATGTTAAAGGAATTGATGATCCCGTACGGGCTGTATTCATTCGTGCGCCTTTGATTACTTCGGTCGGCAAGGGTGTGGATGTGCTCTCGACCTATCAAGATGAGATTGTCACAGCCCGGGAAGGGCATATGCTCGTTAGCTCCTACCATCCTGAGCTTACGGATGATTTCTCGCTTCATCAATATTTCGCTGATATGGTAAGACAATATAATTAA
- the serS gene encoding serine--tRNA ligase, protein MLDVKILRNEYSRVEEALQKRGKSLDLISGFPQLDEKRRELLQESEQLKNRRNVVSAEVAKRKKNREDADELITEMRDVGDRIKALDDEVRALEAQIDELTLAIPNIPNESVPVGASEEDNVEIRRWSEPRKFAFTPKAHWELGVELNILDFEAAGKVTGSRFTFYKGLGARLERALISFMMDLHSNEHGYEEMLPPYIVNRDSLYGTGQLPKFEEDLFKLRDTEYYMIPTAEVPVTNYHRDEILSAEDLPRNYVAYSSCFRSEAGASGRDTRGLIRQHQFNKVEMIKIVHPEQSYEELEKMTQNAERVLQLLNLPYRVLTLCTGDMGFTAAKTYDLEVWLPESGMYREISSCSNVEDFQARRANIRFRPEAKAKPEFVHTLNGSGLAVGRTVAAILENYQQEDGSIEIPEVLRPYMGNINYISPKK, encoded by the coding sequence ATGTTAGATGTGAAGATATTAAGAAATGAATACAGCCGGGTTGAAGAAGCTCTTCAGAAGCGTGGCAAGTCACTTGATCTGATCTCTGGCTTCCCGCAGCTGGATGAGAAGCGCCGTGAGCTTCTCCAAGAGAGTGAACAGCTGAAGAACCGACGTAACGTCGTCTCGGCAGAGGTAGCCAAGCGGAAGAAGAATCGGGAAGACGCAGATGAGCTCATTACAGAGATGCGTGATGTGGGTGATCGGATCAAGGCCTTGGATGATGAGGTGCGAGCACTTGAAGCCCAAATCGACGAGCTTACACTGGCTATCCCGAATATTCCTAATGAGAGCGTGCCTGTTGGTGCATCTGAGGAGGATAATGTAGAGATCCGCCGCTGGAGCGAACCGCGTAAGTTTGCTTTCACGCCTAAGGCTCATTGGGAGCTTGGGGTGGAGCTGAACATTCTTGATTTTGAAGCGGCTGGCAAAGTAACGGGTTCCCGGTTCACCTTCTACAAAGGGCTCGGTGCCCGCTTGGAGCGTGCTCTGATCAGCTTCATGATGGACCTGCACAGCAATGAGCATGGTTATGAGGAGATGCTTCCTCCGTACATTGTGAATCGGGACAGCTTATACGGCACAGGACAGCTTCCTAAATTTGAAGAGGATCTCTTCAAGCTGCGGGATACCGAATATTACATGATTCCTACTGCCGAAGTGCCGGTCACCAACTATCACCGTGATGAGATTCTGAGTGCCGAGGATCTACCCCGCAATTATGTTGCGTACAGCTCATGCTTCCGCTCCGAGGCAGGTGCGTCTGGACGCGACACCCGAGGATTGATTCGCCAACATCAATTCAATAAGGTTGAGATGATTAAAATTGTCCATCCTGAGCAATCCTATGAAGAGCTTGAGAAGATGACTCAAAATGCAGAGCGGGTGCTTCAGCTCCTTAACCTGCCATACCGTGTTCTGACGCTCTGTACAGGCGATATGGGCTTCACTGCAGCCAAGACCTATGATCTTGAAGTATGGCTGCCTGAGAGCGGGATGTACCGCGAGATTTCCTCCTGTTCGAATGTCGAGGACTTCCAGGCGCGCCGGGCTAATATCAGATTCCGTCCTGAAGCTAAAGCCAAGCCTGAATTTGTGCATACACTGAATGGATCGGGACTCGCTGTCGGTCGTACAGTGGCGGCAATACTTGAGAATTACCAGCAAGAGGATGGCAGTATCGAGATTCCTGAGGTTCTTCGTCCATACATGGGAAATATAAATTATATTTCTCCAAAGAAGTAG
- a CDS encoding small acid-soluble spore protein P → MSKPKTVAVPGVQPDTGRRRKEEGARGPEPLSGSKKVKNRNHVDHHNRQGG, encoded by the coding sequence ATGAGCAAACCAAAAACTGTGGCTGTGCCCGGGGTACAGCCGGACACGGGAAGACGACGCAAGGAGGAGGGCGCAAGGGGACCTGAGCCTCTCTCGGGATCGAAGAAAGTGAAGAACCGCAATCACGTTGACCATCATAACCGTCAAGGAGGTTAA
- a CDS encoding YitT family protein: MFIIIGAVCYAVALELFLVPNHITDGGVTGISVIASYLTSLPLGLFLFLLNLPFLIVGYKQIGKTFAFSTLLGIIVMSVTTFLLHSVQAFSQETTLAFVFGGILLGLGTGIVIRSGGSLDGTEIIAILISRKTPFSVGEIIMIINVFILGGAGFVFGWDSALFSILAYYIAFKVIDITIDGLNESKSVWIISNNIDEIGDAIISRLGRGVTYLSGEGGFSGDPKKVIFCVITRLEEAKLKEIVNHFDERAFLAVGNIHDVKGGRFKKKDIH, from the coding sequence ATGTTTATCATTATAGGAGCTGTGTGCTACGCTGTTGCACTTGAACTATTCCTGGTTCCTAACCATATTACAGACGGTGGAGTCACCGGTATCTCGGTTATCGCTTCTTACTTAACAAGTCTGCCCCTGGGCTTATTCCTGTTTTTGCTTAACCTCCCTTTTCTCATCGTAGGATACAAACAAATCGGGAAGACCTTCGCCTTCTCCACCCTTCTTGGTATTATTGTTATGTCAGTAACTACCTTCCTTCTTCATTCCGTACAGGCTTTTAGTCAGGAGACTACGCTGGCCTTTGTGTTCGGCGGTATTCTTCTCGGGTTAGGTACGGGTATTGTTATCCGTTCAGGTGGATCGCTGGATGGGACGGAGATCATTGCTATTCTAATCTCCCGTAAGACCCCGTTCTCTGTAGGCGAGATCATTATGATTATCAACGTGTTCATTCTGGGAGGCGCCGGCTTTGTATTTGGCTGGGATTCGGCCTTATTCTCCATTCTTGCTTACTATATTGCTTTTAAGGTTATTGATATTACGATTGACGGGCTTAATGAATCGAAGTCGGTCTGGATCATTAGTAACAACATTGACGAGATCGGTGATGCAATTATCAGCCGTTTAGGGCGCGGTGTTACTTATCTGTCGGGTGAGGGCGGATTCTCGGGTGATCCGAAGAAAGTTATTTTCTGCGTAATTACGCGTTTGGAAGAAGCTAAGCTCAAAGAGATTGTGAATCACTTTGACGAGCGTGCTTTTCTGGCAGTTGGCAACATCCATGACGTTAAGGGCGGCCGTTTCAAGAAAAAAGATATCCACTAA
- a CDS encoding DUF6612 family protein: MRKIMGLTLTLLLSVVLVLSGCSSKKDPKEALQGAAANALKMDSYVLKNEIKIKDLSVNMAQSNEQVGSVVNMLKDAEININQIYQKAPMQTESTLEIKLKGDVATTITIPFVLTKEKMYVKIPKVPFFPIPDSIVGKFLVLDFKELAEQSGNEFNVNSLDPAKSQKLGLEIANAVFAEYDSAKYFKDVDSKDAALPEGFNAKQVVQFNITNDNVKEAVTIFVNKALPKILDIISKDEYRELLQLTKEEIDQAKKDIQSGSQAELNKAIDDMKNHLKINQFTVNTAIDKNDFPAYQNLNTNLEINNPDTKDNVKVAVEAKSTFTKINEKQNFVIGIPTDVITMDELQQQFGAAGLQ, encoded by the coding sequence ATGCGTAAGATTATGGGATTGACTCTGACATTACTGTTGTCAGTGGTACTAGTATTGTCAGGGTGCAGCAGCAAAAAGGATCCGAAAGAGGCCCTTCAAGGTGCGGCTGCCAATGCACTCAAGATGGATTCATATGTTCTTAAAAATGAGATCAAGATCAAAGATCTGTCCGTGAACATGGCTCAAAGTAACGAGCAGGTGGGATCTGTCGTTAATATGCTGAAAGATGCTGAGATCAACATCAACCAGATCTATCAAAAGGCTCCTATGCAGACTGAGTCTACACTTGAGATCAAGCTTAAAGGTGATGTAGCAACAACTATTACAATTCCTTTTGTACTTACAAAAGAGAAGATGTATGTGAAAATTCCTAAGGTGCCATTCTTCCCGATTCCAGACAGCATTGTAGGTAAGTTCCTGGTTCTTGACTTCAAAGAGCTGGCTGAGCAAAGCGGCAACGAATTCAATGTGAACTCCTTGGATCCTGCCAAATCACAAAAGCTTGGTCTGGAAATAGCCAATGCAGTATTTGCTGAGTATGATTCTGCTAAATACTTCAAAGATGTAGATTCCAAGGATGCTGCTCTTCCTGAAGGCTTCAATGCGAAGCAAGTGGTTCAGTTCAATATTACGAACGACAATGTTAAAGAAGCAGTAACTATCTTTGTGAACAAAGCACTTCCTAAAATCTTGGATATCATCAGCAAAGATGAGTACCGCGAACTGTTGCAACTGACGAAGGAAGAAATCGATCAGGCGAAGAAAGATATTCAATCCGGCAGCCAAGCTGAGCTTAACAAGGCAATCGATGATATGAAGAATCACTTGAAGATCAATCAATTCACAGTGAATACAGCAATTGACAAGAATGATTTCCCGGCTTACCAGAACCTGAATACTAACCTGGAAATCAACAATCCGGATACAAAAGATAATGTGAAGGTTGCTGTTGAAGCAAAAAGCACATTTACCAAGATCAATGAGAAGCAGAATTTTGTAATTGGTATCCCAACGGATGTCATTACAATGGATGAGCTGCAACAGCAATTCGGAGCTGCAGGTCTTCAATAA
- the tadA gene encoding tRNA adenosine(34) deaminase TadA, protein MFTDEYWMREAIAEAHKAEAIGEVPIGAIVVRDQEIIGRGHNLRETAYDPTAHAEIIAIREASHHLGSWRLLNCKLYVTLEPCPMCAGAIVQARVPHVLYGTTDPKAGCAGTLMNLLQESRFNHQTELTTGILQTECASLLTQFFRKLRARPAKSEH, encoded by the coding sequence ATGTTTACCGATGAATACTGGATGAGAGAAGCCATTGCTGAAGCTCATAAAGCAGAGGCTATTGGGGAAGTACCTATAGGCGCGATTGTGGTCCGTGATCAGGAGATCATCGGACGAGGGCATAATCTCCGGGAGACCGCATATGATCCTACCGCTCATGCCGAGATTATTGCGATCCGCGAAGCGAGCCATCATCTTGGATCCTGGAGACTCCTCAACTGTAAGCTTTATGTCACCTTGGAGCCCTGCCCTATGTGTGCCGGCGCTATTGTCCAAGCCCGCGTTCCCCATGTGCTGTATGGGACAACGGATCCCAAAGCCGGATGTGCCGGCACTCTGATGAACCTGCTTCAGGAGTCCAGATTTAATCATCAGACAGAACTGACTACCGGCATCCTGCAGACCGAGTGCGCAAGCCTGCTGACTCAATTCTTCCGTAAGCTGCGTGCCAGGCCCGCTAAGTCTGAGCATTAA
- a CDS encoding ATP-binding protein produces MSIKTKLSIIISFLAVVLLSLNIILSYFTTQENLRKDSENKIMLTAKQIAIAVEQSGFSSEYVERQMTEKLRMASLLAAKELNPDIRKVTNEQLAQLAKKAGVTGISLFVKTDNDIVVSKSSESKEIGLSTNKWGYWYAAFHQLFNLEPVTVQAGQASEHFWSGPFDYSASFPGSLVKWGYYYDGTRDYIIDPYIRKTEMDNFFEVLDPERIIAKTRDANTSVLDITGINLSRFEEAVTQGLPLQNDISVEMKDRPLTFGKYNYPSPEADLQVLKEAIRNGQSAQYDVKIGGKRVIKSFIPIKENSNYTYVIRIISSYDPIYSVLSKQMISQISISLVLLEVVIFASYILAGLLIRPIQDILLKVNGMADGNFETQLEVSRKDELGLLAARINAMGGNLAQYTRDLREMIDENRSVKEHLESIIRQTADAIHLTDPEGKIIRVNKAFEQLYGWTSEEIQGVCLFNTPESLREEESLWKKKLSEGIPIFSAETVRLTKAGAEVRVSVSESPIFDEDGRITAYVIISRDMTERNKMEELLRRSEKLTTVGQLAAGVAHEIRNPLTTLKGFLQLQLQTKKLNTQHTDLMLSELDRINLIVSEFLILAKPQAVHFQVKDIRYILGDVISLLDSQAHLHSIEFSTDFSAEALLVHCEENQLKQVFINLLKNAMEAMPNGGIIHMQTWRKEPDRVMIRIRDEGVGISKATLAKLGEPFFTNKETGTGLGLMVSQRIIETHRGIMEIESELDKGTTVTVALPVGGSQGNMEDKIQPDE; encoded by the coding sequence TTGTCCATAAAAACAAAATTATCCATCATCATATCTTTTCTGGCAGTAGTGCTTTTATCCTTGAATATTATCCTCAGCTACTTTACCACGCAGGAAAATCTGCGTAAAGATAGTGAGAATAAAATCATGCTTACCGCCAAGCAAATTGCAATCGCTGTTGAACAGAGCGGATTCAGTTCTGAATATGTAGAAAGGCAAATGACCGAGAAGCTGAGGATGGCCTCTCTATTGGCTGCCAAGGAGCTGAATCCCGATATCCGCAAGGTGACCAATGAGCAGCTGGCCCAGTTGGCGAAGAAGGCAGGTGTCACAGGCATTTCCTTATTCGTAAAAACCGATAACGACATCGTGGTCTCCAAATCATCGGAGTCTAAGGAAATCGGGTTGTCCACGAACAAATGGGGTTATTGGTATGCCGCATTTCATCAGCTGTTCAATCTAGAGCCGGTTACAGTACAGGCGGGTCAGGCATCCGAGCATTTCTGGTCAGGCCCATTTGATTATTCCGCTTCATTCCCCGGCAGTCTCGTAAAGTGGGGTTATTATTATGACGGAACACGTGACTACATTATAGATCCTTATATTCGGAAGACGGAAATGGATAATTTTTTTGAAGTCCTGGATCCGGAGAGAATTATAGCGAAGACCCGGGATGCCAATACAAGTGTACTTGATATCACAGGTATAAATTTAAGCCGCTTTGAAGAGGCTGTTACCCAGGGACTTCCGCTTCAAAATGACATTTCGGTAGAGATGAAGGACCGTCCTCTAACATTCGGCAAGTATAACTACCCCAGTCCTGAAGCGGACCTGCAGGTACTAAAGGAAGCTATTCGTAACGGACAAAGTGCCCAGTACGACGTTAAAATTGGTGGGAAAAGAGTAATTAAAAGCTTTATCCCGATTAAGGAAAACTCCAATTATACGTATGTAATCCGGATTATCTCCAGCTATGATCCCATTTATTCTGTATTATCCAAACAGATGATCAGCCAGATTTCCATATCTCTGGTTCTATTGGAGGTTGTCATTTTTGCAAGCTATATCCTTGCGGGGCTTCTCATTAGGCCAATCCAGGACATCCTGCTTAAGGTGAATGGGATGGCAGACGGCAACTTTGAGACCCAGCTGGAGGTTTCACGCAAGGATGAGCTTGGCCTGCTGGCAGCCAGAATTAATGCTATGGGCGGGAACCTGGCCCAGTATACACGGGATCTCAGGGAAATGATTGATGAGAACCGCTCTGTTAAGGAGCACCTGGAGTCCATTATCCGGCAAACGGCAGATGCCATTCATCTGACTGATCCTGAGGGCAAGATTATACGTGTAAATAAGGCCTTTGAACAGCTGTATGGCTGGACAAGTGAAGAGATCCAAGGGGTGTGTCTGTTCAATACCCCTGAATCGCTTCGCGAGGAGGAGTCCCTGTGGAAGAAGAAGCTGAGTGAAGGAATACCCATCTTCTCAGCAGAGACGGTGCGCCTGACGAAGGCGGGGGCGGAGGTCCGGGTCAGCGTCAGTGAGTCTCCGATCTTTGACGAGGATGGGCGGATTACCGCTTATGTGATCATTTCCAGGGATATGACAGAACGCAACAAGATGGAGGAGCTGCTGCGCCGTTCCGAGAAGCTGACTACGGTAGGACAGCTTGCAGCGGGAGTAGCCCATGAAATACGGAATCCCTTGACGACGCTAAAAGGGTTCCTGCAGCTCCAGCTGCAGACTAAAAAGCTCAATACCCAGCATACGGATCTAATGCTGTCAGAGCTGGATCGCATTAATCTGATCGTTAGTGAATTCCTGATATTGGCCAAGCCGCAAGCGGTTCACTTCCAGGTGAAGGATATCCGCTATATCCTAGGGGATGTTATCTCTCTCCTGGACAGTCAGGCACACCTTCACAGCATAGAGTTCTCAACAGATTTCTCGGCAGAAGCTCTGCTCGTTCACTGTGAAGAGAACCAGCTGAAGCAAGTATTCATTAACCTGCTCAAGAATGCTATGGAGGCTATGCCAAATGGAGGTATCATTCATATGCAGACTTGGCGCAAGGAACCGGATCGCGTAATGATTCGCATCAGGGACGAGGGCGTAGGTATCTCCAAAGCGACCTTGGCCAAGCTCGGAGAGCCCTTCTTCACGAACAAGGAGACCGGCACGGGACTTGGGCTCATGGTTAGCCAGCGGATTATTGAGACCCACAGGGGCATCATGGAGATTGAGAGCGAGCTGGACAAAGGAACAACGGTGACTGTCGCCTTGCCGGTTGGTGGCAGCCAAGGTAACATGGAGGACAAGATACAGCCAGATGAGTAA
- a CDS encoding pseudouridine synthase — MRINKFISESGYCSRREADKLVEAGKVTINGIVALLGSQAEEGDDVRVNGQPLTDKEKHVYIALYKPVGITSTTERHIKGNIVDFVGHEKRIFPIGRLDKDSEGLILMTNDGDIVNRILRAEGKHEKEYIVTVDKAISPHFIRAMSEGVRILGEMTLPCTVTRMSDRVFRIILTEGKNRQIRRMCSALGYEVRRLQRIRIMNIHLGSQRSGTWRDLTPQEKQDLGRQLNYTLI, encoded by the coding sequence GTGCGGATTAATAAATTCATCAGTGAGTCAGGTTACTGCTCCCGGCGGGAGGCTGACAAGCTCGTGGAAGCAGGCAAGGTGACTATCAATGGCATCGTAGCGCTTCTGGGAAGTCAGGCCGAAGAAGGCGATGATGTGCGTGTGAACGGTCAGCCTTTGACGGATAAGGAGAAGCATGTATATATAGCCCTGTATAAGCCGGTAGGGATCACAAGCACAACCGAGCGGCATATTAAGGGCAACATTGTAGACTTCGTGGGGCATGAGAAAAGGATCTTTCCGATTGGCCGTCTCGATAAAGATTCGGAAGGACTTATCCTTATGACCAATGACGGAGATATCGTTAATCGGATTCTTCGTGCTGAGGGGAAGCATGAGAAGGAATACATCGTGACCGTGGACAAGGCGATCAGCCCGCATTTCATAAGAGCCATGTCAGAAGGGGTAAGGATTCTGGGGGAAATGACACTTCCTTGTACAGTTACCCGGATGTCAGACCGGGTGTTCCGTATCATATTAACTGAGGGGAAGAACAGGCAGATCCGGCGTATGTGCAGCGCTTTGGGATATGAAGTAAGGCGCCTGCAGCGGATCCGGATTATGAATATTCATCTGGGCAGCCAGAGAAGCGGTACATGGCGTGACTTGACTCCTCAGGAGAAGCAGGATTTAGGGCGGCAGCTGAACTACACCCTTATATAA
- the motB gene encoding flagellar motor protein MotB, which translates to MSKKNRHEPHEEHADESWLIPYADLLTLLLALFIVLYGMSSTDAKKFEQMSKAFSIALNGGVGVMDKSPSIEGSSTNAPKDSSPQQSTQNMSMNKKRSELMRQEQEDLEKLKKQMDNYIKVNGLSSQLDTKLNQSQLTVTISDKALFASGDDTVKPDSRKLAKAISVMLQGFPDYDIIVSGHTDNVPISNQQFDSNWDLSSGRALNFMKILLINGKLDPRKFVSTGYGEYRPVAPNNTAEGRAKNRRVEVSILRKYQSDAQKSITSTP; encoded by the coding sequence GTGAGCAAAAAGAATAGACACGAACCGCATGAGGAACATGCCGATGAATCCTGGCTGATTCCTTATGCTGACCTTCTCACCTTGCTGCTTGCTTTATTTATCGTACTTTATGGAATGAGCTCTACGGACGCCAAGAAATTCGAACAGATGAGCAAGGCTTTCAGCATCGCTTTAAATGGCGGGGTAGGCGTAATGGACAAGAGCCCCTCCATTGAAGGGTCTAGTACAAATGCGCCCAAAGACAGTTCACCTCAGCAAAGCACCCAGAATATGTCGATGAACAAGAAGCGCAGTGAGCTTATGCGTCAGGAGCAGGAAGATCTGGAGAAGCTGAAGAAGCAAATGGATAATTACATCAAAGTTAACGGACTGTCCTCCCAACTGGATACGAAGCTGAACCAGTCGCAGTTAACGGTGACCATTAGCGACAAGGCTCTGTTCGCTTCCGGGGATGATACGGTCAAGCCCGATTCCAGAAAGCTGGCCAAAGCCATCTCGGTCATGCTCCAGGGCTTCCCGGATTACGACATTATTGTATCCGGTCATACGGATAATGTCCCCATCTCTAACCAGCAGTTCGACTCGAACTGGGACCTCAGCTCGGGAAGAGCACTTAATTTCATGAAAATTCTGCTTATTAACGGTAAGCTGGACCCGAGGAAATTTGTCAGCACAGGTTATGGTGAGTATCGTCCTGTTGCTCCAAATAATACGGCGGAGGGCCGGGCGAAGAACCGCCGTGTAGAAGTCTCCATTCTTCGTAAATATCAAAGTGATGCCCAGAAGAGCATCACTTCCACACCCTAA
- the motA gene encoding flagellar motor stator protein MotA codes for MEISTILGLVMGIVAIVVGMMLKGAPIINLVNNPAAYIIIFVGTAASLFVGFPASELKKFPKLLKLLFVKPKMVTKPELIALFMDWASITRREGLLALESKVEEIDDDFLRGGMRMIIDGNDQEFVSDVLAEDIAATEERHRAGALIFSQAGMYAPTLGVLGAVIGLIAALADMTDMEKLGHAIAGAFVATMLGIFTGYVLWHPIANKLKRISKREIEIRLMMVEGLLSIQSGVSTIAIQQKLAVFLTPTERAQLQDKEETTGEQKE; via the coding sequence ATGGAAATATCAACGATATTAGGATTAGTAATGGGTATTGTGGCCATTGTCGTGGGTATGATGCTCAAGGGCGCACCCATCATCAACCTGGTTAATAACCCGGCGGCTTATATCATTATTTTTGTAGGTACTGCAGCATCACTCTTTGTCGGCTTCCCTGCTTCAGAACTGAAGAAATTTCCGAAGCTTCTAAAATTGCTGTTTGTTAAACCCAAAATGGTCACCAAGCCTGAATTAATCGCGCTGTTCATGGATTGGGCCTCCATCACCCGTCGTGAAGGACTTCTTGCTCTGGAGAGCAAGGTGGAGGAGATTGATGATGACTTCCTCCGCGGTGGAATGCGGATGATTATTGATGGTAATGACCAGGAATTTGTCAGTGATGTGCTCGCGGAGGACATCGCGGCTACCGAAGAGCGTCACCGTGCTGGTGCGTTAATCTTCTCCCAAGCCGGAATGTACGCGCCTACGCTCGGGGTTCTCGGTGCCGTTATCGGTCTGATTGCGGCATTGGCTGATATGACCGATATGGAGAAGCTGGGACATGCGATCGCCGGAGCCTTCGTGGCGACCATGCTCGGTATATTCACAGGTTACGTCTTATGGCATCCTATAGCTAATAAGCTCAAACGTATCTCCAAGCGCGAAATTGAAATCCGTCTGATGATGGTGGAGGGACTTCTCTCCATCCAATCTGGGGTCTCCACTATTGCCATTCAGCAGAAGCTGGCGGTCTTCCTAACTCCAACTGAACGTGCCCAGCTTCAGGATAAGGAGGAGACGACCGGTGAGCAAAAAGAATAG
- a CDS encoding 4a-hydroxytetrahydrobiopterin dehydratase → MPFTPQEVEAHLVSLEGWEMEEERWIVRKYVFSNFMKGIAFVDEVAAISEAFNHHPFITIDHKTVTLRLTSWEAGGITAVDIKEAQQYNEAFEKTRSAE, encoded by the coding sequence ATGCCATTTACACCTCAGGAAGTGGAAGCGCACTTAGTTAGTCTGGAAGGATGGGAGATGGAAGAAGAGAGATGGATTGTGCGCAAGTATGTATTCTCGAACTTCATGAAGGGCATTGCCTTTGTAGATGAAGTTGCGGCCATCTCGGAAGCCTTCAACCACCATCCATTTATCACTATAGACCATAAGACCGTGACGCTCCGTCTAACCTCTTGGGAAGCCGGCGGGATTACTGCCGTGGATATCAAGGAAGCCCAGCAGTACAACGAGGCCTTCGAGAAGACCCGCTCGGCTGAGTAG
- a CDS encoding cytochrome c yields MQKWIMSGLFFIACALAIVLIFTLPGKEQVAQENKPTMPKVTLDATKAEAAVKANCISCHGDQLEGKVGPSLQKIGAQLTNEQIFTVVTKGKGTMPSFKDKLQPEEIAQVAEWLAAKK; encoded by the coding sequence ATGCAAAAGTGGATCATGAGCGGTCTGTTCTTCATTGCATGCGCATTGGCCATCGTGCTCATCTTCACCCTGCCGGGTAAAGAACAGGTGGCACAGGAGAATAAGCCTACCATGCCGAAGGTTACGTTGGATGCGACCAAGGCAGAAGCGGCTGTTAAGGCCAACTGTATCAGCTGTCATGGTGATCAGCTTGAAGGTAAAGTTGGACCTAGTCTGCAGAAGATTGGCGCGCAGTTGACCAATGAACAAATCTTCACCGTAGTTACCAAAGGTAAGGGCACCATGCCGTCATTCAAAGACAAGCTGCAGCCCGAAGAGATTGCCCAAGTAGCCGAATGGCTCGCCGCAAAAAAATAG